TCCTGGACACGACCATCACCATCGCTCCCTTAATGGGCCTTTTGGGGACCATCATTGGCATGATGGGATCCTTCAAGGTCTTGACCCAAAGCGGGGTGGATGACCCCTATTCCATTACCGGCGGGATCGCGGAAGCCCTGATCGCCACCGCGACCGGGTTGGTGATCGCCCTGATCTGCGTCATCGCCAATAATTACTTCAACAACGACATCAAGAACTTCATTTATGAAATGGAATCGGCGGCTTCCCGTCTATTGGAGGCCCGGATGGGCGCGGAAAGAAGGAAGAACTGATGCAGATCCGACAAAGACCGGCCAAGCGCGTCAGGATCGAGATCATCCCCATGATCGACGTTATTTTTTTCCTTTTGGTCTTCTTTATGGTGTCCTCCCTGGCCATGACCCGGATCAATAGCGTCAAGGTGCTCCTCCCCAAAATGTCGGGAAAGGCCGAGAACATGAAGCAAAACATCATCCTCACGGTCAAAAAGGACGGGACCCTTTTGGTCAATAAGACCCAAGTGAACTTGGGAACATTGGGGGCCCAATTGACCTACCAGATGCAGGCCAACCCCCAGGAGGTGGTCATCGTGAATGC
This genomic stretch from bacterium harbors:
- a CDS encoding biopolymer transporter ExbD → MQIRQRPAKRVRIEIIPMIDVIFFLLVFFMVSSLAMTRINSVKVLLPKMSGKAENMKQNIILTVKKDGTLLVNKTQVNLGTLGAQLTYQMQANPQEVVIVNADQAAGYGLVVQAMDKAKEVGVRKFALVAEAGEEK